The Devosia sp. MC521 genome has a segment encoding these proteins:
- a CDS encoding Lrp/AsnC family transcriptional regulator, with protein MAEFAKREIDPIDHKILRALQEDGRITVQALSERVGISPSPCLRRVRQLEEAGIISGYGASIDPKAVGLPVSVFISIKLEQQRAQNLDDFGAAISRWPEVMDCYLMTGKFDFLMRVVCADLEAYETFLRKRLTQLDGVASIESSFSLGAVKSSRVLPI; from the coding sequence TTGGCAGAATTCGCCAAACGAGAGATCGATCCAATCGACCATAAAATCTTGCGTGCGTTGCAGGAGGACGGGCGCATTACCGTGCAGGCATTGTCCGAGCGGGTGGGCATTTCGCCCTCGCCCTGTCTGCGGCGAGTGCGGCAGCTGGAAGAGGCCGGGATTATCTCCGGCTATGGGGCGAGCATTGATCCCAAGGCTGTGGGGCTGCCCGTTTCGGTGTTCATCTCGATCAAACTCGAACAGCAGCGGGCGCAAAATCTCGACGACTTTGGCGCGGCCATCAGTCGGTGGCCGGAGGTGATGGACTGCTATCTGATGACCGGCAAGTTTGACTTTCTCATGCGCGTGGTTTGCGCCGATCTGGAAGCTTATGAGACCTTCCTGCGCAAACGGCTGACGCAGCTCGACGGCGTTGCCTCGATCGAGAGCAGTTTTTCGCTGGGGGCAGTGAAGAGTTCGCGCGTGCTGCCGATTTAG
- a CDS encoding IS1 family transposase has product MDCPDCSSTATVKRGLKAGYQRFSCKQCGRYFTDRAPKFSAQTKAQAVQMYLNGTGIRAIGRVLSASPAAVLKWIRKEHDILQERIAAQRGTPASGPDIIEMDEIYTYVQKNSSERLSGPFIAEDSAALLPTTSVTKA; this is encoded by the coding sequence ATGGATTGTCCAGATTGTTCTAGCACTGCCACGGTCAAGCGCGGCCTCAAGGCGGGTTACCAGCGATTTAGCTGTAAGCAGTGTGGTCGGTACTTTACTGATCGCGCCCCTAAATTCAGCGCTCAGACAAAAGCGCAGGCCGTTCAGATGTATCTCAACGGCACCGGCATTCGGGCCATTGGGCGCGTCCTTTCGGCCTCCCCAGCCGCGGTCCTTAAATGGATACGCAAGGAGCACGACATCTTGCAAGAGCGGATCGCGGCTCAGCGCGGGACGCCAGCGAGCGGACCCGATATTATTGAGATGGACGAGATCTATACCTACGTCCAAAAAAACAGCAGCGAGCGGTTATCTGGACCGTTTATAGCCGAAGACAGCGCCGCGTTGTTGCCCACCACATCGGTGACAAAGGCGTAG
- a CDS encoding transketolase, producing the protein MTLGSDRIAAIEALNKKSLWLASWMVHHANHIRPNVDGVKVGGHQASSASMAMLLSTLYFGVLKHEDRVAVKPHAAPIFHAIQYLMGRQEKQKLIDFRAFGGAQSYPSRTKDTADVDISTGSVGLGVAFTAFASLIQDYVRAKSWAKTDRPEGRMIALAGDAELDEGNIYECLLEGWKHGLRNCWWIIDYNRQSLDGVVREGLYDRIEAIFQAFGWTVVTLKYGALQRAAFAEPGGDKLKSWIDNCPNDLYSALMFRGGAAWRERLTDAIGDQGEVSALLARRSDAELAELMANLGGHCAESLLEQFTVAGSDTPTVFIAYTVKGWGTPLAGHKDNHAGQMTSAQIEQLRAAHKIRDGHEWDRFEGLENPDELQSFLDAVPFNTKASRRLSSAAVPTIGPQLLGTGATSTQAAFAKILDAYAKSDSALSERIVTTSPDVTVSTGLGAWVNRRNLFAPKEKVDLFQKEAIPSTQKWRFTPSGQHMELGIAEMNLFLMLGAAGLSHSLFGERLLPVGTLYDPFISRGLDALNYACYQDARFLLVATPSGVSLAGEGGAHQSIASPLIGMAQDGLASFEPAFADELSIITDWAFDYMQRTGDARPDLADWPRDVTGGSVYLRLSTRTLEQPPRPVTPALSEGIIRGAYWLNPPTPQCEVVLAYQGVLASEAIEAAARLGGDRRNVAVLAITSADRLNAGWQGSVRARMHGDHTPSHIEQLLAQVPNKIGIVTAIDAHPATLSWIGSVCGHRTIALGVEHFGQTGTVQDLYRHFGISSDDIVRAAKQFASF; encoded by the coding sequence ATGACACTAGGTTCGGATCGCATTGCGGCCATTGAAGCACTGAACAAGAAATCTCTCTGGCTTGCCAGTTGGATGGTGCATCACGCCAATCACATCCGGCCCAATGTTGACGGCGTTAAAGTGGGCGGGCATCAGGCTAGCTCGGCTTCCATGGCCATGCTGCTCTCGACCCTCTATTTCGGCGTTTTGAAGCATGAAGATCGTGTCGCCGTAAAACCGCACGCGGCACCGATCTTTCACGCCATCCAATATTTGATGGGCCGACAGGAGAAGCAAAAGCTCATTGATTTCAGAGCCTTCGGGGGAGCGCAGTCCTACCCGTCCCGCACCAAAGACACCGCAGACGTTGATATTTCCACCGGCTCCGTGGGCCTTGGCGTTGCCTTCACCGCCTTTGCCTCGCTGATCCAAGATTATGTCCGCGCCAAATCTTGGGCCAAGACCGACCGCCCCGAAGGGCGGATGATCGCACTCGCCGGGGATGCCGAACTCGACGAAGGCAATATTTACGAATGCCTGCTCGAAGGCTGGAAGCACGGGCTGCGCAATTGCTGGTGGATCATCGATTACAACCGCCAAAGCCTTGATGGCGTTGTCCGCGAAGGGCTTTACGACCGCATCGAAGCCATCTTCCAGGCCTTCGGCTGGACGGTCGTTACCTTGAAATATGGTGCCCTCCAGCGCGCCGCCTTTGCCGAACCCGGTGGCGATAAGCTCAAGTCCTGGATCGATAATTGCCCCAATGATCTCTATTCGGCGCTGATGTTCCGGGGTGGCGCTGCCTGGCGAGAGCGCCTCACCGATGCCATCGGCGATCAGGGCGAAGTCTCCGCCCTTCTCGCTCGCCGTTCTGATGCTGAGCTTGCCGAACTCATGGCAAATCTCGGCGGCCACTGCGCCGAGAGCTTGCTCGAACAGTTCACCGTCGCAGGCTCGGATACGCCCACCGTCTTCATCGCCTATACGGTAAAAGGCTGGGGCACGCCGCTCGCGGGGCACAAGGATAATCACGCTGGGCAGATGACGTCGGCCCAGATTGAACAGCTCCGCGCTGCGCACAAAATCCGCGACGGGCATGAGTGGGATCGCTTTGAAGGTCTTGAAAATCCAGACGAACTCCAATCCTTCTTGGACGCAGTCCCCTTCAACACCAAGGCCTCGCGCCGTCTCTCCTCGGCCGCAGTCCCAACCATTGGCCCCCAGCTCCTCGGCACAGGCGCGACCTCCACTCAAGCCGCATTTGCCAAAATTCTCGACGCCTATGCGAAATCTGACAGCGCCTTGTCCGAACGCATTGTCACCACCTCGCCTGACGTCACCGTCTCCACAGGCCTTGGCGCTTGGGTCAACCGGCGCAATCTCTTTGCCCCCAAAGAGAAGGTCGACCTCTTCCAAAAAGAGGCCATCCCGTCGACGCAGAAATGGCGCTTCACCCCCTCAGGCCAGCACATGGAACTCGGCATTGCCGAGATGAACCTCTTCCTCATGCTCGGCGCGGCAGGGCTCTCGCATTCGCTCTTTGGCGAACGCCTGCTCCCGGTCGGAACGCTCTACGATCCGTTCATTTCGCGCGGCCTCGATGCGCTCAATTATGCCTGCTACCAAGACGCCCGCTTCCTGCTGGTCGCGACGCCCTCCGGCGTTTCCTTGGCAGGTGAAGGCGGCGCGCACCAGTCTATCGCCTCGCCTCTGATTGGCATGGCGCAGGATGGTCTCGCCAGCTTTGAACCGGCCTTTGCCGACGAGCTATCCATCATCACCGATTGGGCTTTTGACTACATGCAACGCACGGGCGATGCTCGTCCTGACCTTGCCGATTGGCCGCGCGACGTCACCGGCGGCTCGGTCTATCTGCGCCTCTCGACCCGCACGCTCGAGCAGCCACCCCGCCCTGTTACACCAGCCCTCAGCGAAGGCATTATCCGCGGTGCCTATTGGCTCAATCCACCAACGCCGCAATGCGAGGTTGTGCTGGCCTATCAGGGCGTGCTGGCCAGCGAAGCCATTGAAGCGGCGGCACGATTGGGCGGCGACCGACGCAATGTTGCCGTGCTCGCCATCACCTCCGCCGACCGCCTCAACGCGGGCTGGCAGGGCTCTGTACGCGCCCGTATGCATGGCGACCACACCCCGAGCCATATCGAGCAGCTGCTGGCCCAAGTGCCCAACAAAATCGGCATTGTCACCGCCATCGACGCCCATCCGGCCACGCTCTCGTGGATCGGCAGCGTCTGTGGCCACCGCACCATAGCGCTCGGCGTCGAGCATTTTGGTCAAACCGGCACGGTTCAGGACCTTTACCGCCACTTCGGCATTTCATCGGACGATATTGTTCGCGCAGCAAAACAGTTCGCCTCATTTTGA
- a CDS encoding DoxX family protein yields the protein MSKIHAPIPERIPALTPIYARLHTLAETLMRVICGLILTVHGYPKIMDPFRAVPMVEGLGFYPGVFWAPLLAATEFFGGILLAMGLFTRPVAIAASVILLVTVYAHWIPMEQGYSGAEKSILWLGMSLFFAIRGSNAHSIDAKLGRQF from the coding sequence ATGTCGAAGATCCACGCTCCTATTCCCGAGCGCATTCCCGCCCTCACGCCAATCTACGCGCGCCTTCACACCCTTGCTGAAACGCTGATGCGCGTTATCTGCGGGCTCATTCTCACAGTCCATGGCTATCCCAAGATCATGGACCCATTCCGGGCCGTACCTATGGTCGAAGGGCTCGGGTTTTACCCCGGCGTCTTCTGGGCACCTCTGCTTGCCGCCACGGAGTTTTTCGGCGGCATTCTGCTTGCCATGGGTCTTTTCACGCGACCCGTTGCGATTGCGGCCAGCGTGATCTTGCTGGTCACTGTTTATGCCCACTGGATCCCGATGGAACAGGGCTACTCTGGCGCTGAAAAGTCTATCCTCTGGCTCGGCATGAGCCTCTTCTTTGCAATTCGCGGATCGAACGCCCATTCGATTGACGCCAAGCTCGGGCGTCAATTCTAA